From Polaribacter haliotis:
AAAAGGAAGTGCTCTGAAAGTTGCTCAAATGTTAAGTATGGAAAAAAGTATTTTACCACAAGCCTATGTAGAAAAATTTTCCCTTTCTCAGTTTTCTGTTCCTCCACTCTCTCCAGCTTTAGTCATAAAAACATTTAAAAAGTATTTTGGAAAAAACCCAAATGAAATTTACGATAAATTCGATTCAGTTTCTATTAATGCAGCTAGTATTGGTCAAGTCCATAAAGCCGAAAAAGATGGTAAGAAATTGGCCGTTAAAATTCAATATCCAGGTGTTGCAGAAAGTATTGCATCCGATTTAGCTTTGGTAAAACCCATCGCTATTAAAATGTTTAATATTAGAGGAAAAGATTCCGATAAATATTTTAAAGAGGTCGAAAATAAATTAGTTGAAGAAACCAATTACGTTTTAGAAGTAGAGCAAAGTAAAGCAATTGTAGGAGCTTGTAAACACATTCCGAATTTGAATTTCCCAAATTATTACCCTGAATTATCTTCAGATAGAATAATTACGATGGATTGGATGAATGGTGTTCATTTATCTGAATTCAACTTTAAAAACCAAGAAGTTGCCAATAAATTAGGGCAAGCCTTATGGGATTTTTATATGTTTCAAATTCATAATTTAAAGAAAGTACATGCAGATCCGCATCCTGGAAATTTCTTAATTTCTCCAGAAAACGAATTAATCGTCATAGATTTTGGTTGCATGAAAACAATTCCGAACGATTTTTATTTGCCATATTTTGAATTAGCTAAAAAAGAAAATTTAGCAAATCCATCATATTTTGAAGAGAAATTATACGAATTAGAAATTTTAAAAAAAGACGATTCTAAAGAAGAGTTAGTATTTTTTAGAGCAATGTTTCACGAAATGTTAAGTCTTTTTACACAACCTTTTCACCAAGAAAGTTTCGATTTTTCTGATGAAATATTTTTCGGAAAACTTTCTAAGTTAGGCGCAAAATATTCGAAAAGTACAGAGTTGAAAAACATGAACGGAAACAGAGGTTCTAAGCATTTTATTTACATTAATAGAACCTTTTTTGGATTGTATAATTTAATGCACGATTTAAAGGCAAAAGACGTAAAAATCAATAATTATAAAACTCTATAATGGCATTTTTTAACAGAAAAGATATCGACGAATTAGGCAAAATCTATAAAATAAATTTAATAAACAGTTGCTCTGGTTTTAAATCTGCCAATCTTTTGGGTTCAATTTCCACAGAAGGAAAACCGAATGTTGCTGTTTTTAGCTCTGTAACACATTTAGGCTCAAACCCACCAACTTTGGGCTTTATTTTAAGACCAACTACTGTTCCAAGAAATACTCATAAAAATATTAAAGAAACTGGTGTTTTTACCATCAATCATATTTTTGAAGATATTATAGAAGATGCACATCACACCTCAGCAAAATATCCAGAAGAAATATCTGAATTTGATATGACAAATCTTGAAGAAGAATACAAAGGAAGTTTTAAGGCGCCTTTCATAAAAAATAGCCCAGTTCAGATGGGTATGAAATTTGTTGAAGAAATTTATGTACCTTCTAACGATGTAATGTTAGTGGTTGCTCAAATTGAAGAATTATATATTAATGACAAACTTTTAGAAAAAGACGGACTCATAAACTTATCAAAAGGAAATGTAGCAACTATTAACGGTTTAGACACGTACGCGATTCCTAAATTCAAAAAACAACTGTCATATCAAAGACCAAAAAAACAACAATAAATTCTATGAAAATTCTCGTTACAGGAGCAACTGGCTATATTGGAAAACGATTAATTCCGTTATTATTAAATGACGGTCATACTGTAGTTTGTCCTGTTAGAGATTTTAAAAGAGCAGAAAATTACTTTAAAGAAAAAGAAAATGTAATTCTTGTTGAAGCAGATTATTTGAATGCAGATAGTTTAGATAACATTCCTAAAGATATTGATATTGCTTATTATTTAATTCATTCGATGTCTAATTCTGCAAAAGAATTCCATGCTTTGGAAGAAAAATGTGCTTTTAACTTCAAAAAATTTGCAGAAACAACAACCTTAAAACAAGCCATTTATTTAAGTGGAATTACAAACGACACAAAACTGTCTAAGCATTTATTATCAAGAAAAAATGTTGAAAACGCTTTAGCTTCAGAAAAATACGCATTAACCACTTTTAAAGCAGGAATAATCGTGGGTTCAGGAAGCTCATCTTTTGAAATTATTAGAGATTTGGTAGAGAAATTACCAGCAATGATTGCCCCAAAATGGCTAAATACAAAAACACAACCTTTAGCCATTAGAGATGTTTTATCATTTTTACACAATGCTCTTGACAGAAAAGAATTATACAACACTTCTTACGATATTTTTGGCCCAGAAATACTCACGTATAAAGAAATGCTATTGCAATTCGCTGAAGTTAGGAAATTAAAAAGAACCATAATTACAGTTCCTATAATGACACCCAAATTATCTTCCTACTGGTTATATTTTGTTACGTCAACTTCTTATAAACTGGCGAGTACTTTAGTAAACTCAATGGGTGTAGAAGTTATTGGAAATAAAAGTGACATTAATAAGATTTTGGATGTAAATCCTATGTCATACAAAGAAGCTGTAAAATTAGCTTTCAAAAAAATTGAACAAAATAGTATTGTTTCTAGTTGGAAAGATTCTTATGTAAGCAGTGGAAAATTAAAAAACTATGTTCATGAGTTTATAAATGTTCCTGAATATGGTTGCTTTAAAGATTTTAAGAAACGAAAAGTAAAAGACAAAGAAAGAACAATAAACAGAATTTGGGCAATTGGAGGAGAAACTGGTTGGTATTATGGAACTTTCTTGTGGAAAATACGTGGTTTTGTAGATCAGATTTTTGGTGGAGCAGGTTTGCGAAGAGGAAGAAGACACCCAACACAATTAAATGCTGGAGATGCTTTAGATTTTTGGCGTGTTATTTTTGCTGATAAAGAAAAAGGGAAACTCCTACTCTATGCAGAAATGGTTTTACCAGGTGAAGCCTGGTTAGAATTTAAAATTGAAGATGGTGTTTTATACCAAACTGCTACTTTTAGACCTCATGGATTGGCTGGAAGATTGTATTGGTATGCTGTAATGCCTTTTCATTGGTTCGTTTTCAACGGAATGATAAATAACATTAACAAGTAATTTTGAAAAAACAGCACCTTCCAGAAAAAACATGTTTGGTCTGTGAAAAACCATTCACTTGGCGAAAAAAATGGGAGAAGAATTGGGAAGACGTAAAATATTGTAGCGAAAAATGCAGGAGAAACAAGAAAAAACAGGTTTAGTATGGTTTCGTAATAACTTACGAATAAACGATAATAGCTCTTTAAAAGAATCTACAGAAAATCATAAAAAAGTAATTGCTGTTTATTTTTTTGATCCTAAATATTTTAAAGTTGATGAATTTGGTTTCCAAAAAACAGCAAAGTTTAGAGCAAAATTTTTAATTGAAACGATTGAAGATTTACAAAAAAACCTTTCGGATTTAAACATTACACTCCTCACCTATTTCGATGCTCCAGAAAACAAACTACATACAATTTGTGATGAATTTTCTATTGATAAAATTTACACTCAAAAAGAATGGACAAAAGAGGAAATTGAAACCAACAATCTAATAAAAAACACCCTTTCTGATACTATTTCTTTTGTTGAAGATTACGACCAATTTTTATATCATCCTGAAACTGTTTCAAATGATTTTTCTAACATTCCTAATGTGTTTACACAGTTTCGAAAGAAGTTAGAAAAGACAGTTGAAATACCACAATTGACTTCTGTTTCTAAACTTTCGGATAATAATTTAGTTGAAAACAGAACAGAAATTCCAAGTTTAAGAGAGTTAGGTTTTGATGATTTTGAAGTAAACAAAAAAACGGCTTTTCCATTTTCTGGAGGAGAAAATTCTGCTCTAGAAAGGTTAGAAAACTACTTTTTTGAAACTAAAAAAGTTGCTTTCTATAAGAAAACTAGAAATGGTTTGATTGGTACAGATTACAGTACAAAATTTTCTGCTTGGTTGGCAAATGGCAGTATTTCTGCAAAAACAATTTATTGGAAAATTAAAGAATTTGAAGCTGAATTTGGCGCAAATCAATCTACATATTGGGTAATTTTTGAATTAATTTGGAGAGATTATTTTAAATACATTTCCTTAAAATACGATTCCAAAATCTTTAAAATAGGTGGAATTTTAGAAAAAGAATATCATTGGAACTCCGATTCAGAAATTATTCAAAAATGGATACATGGAGAAACAAAAGATGATTTTGTTAACGCCAATATGATAGAATTAAAAGAAACTGGTTGGATGAGCAACAGAGGAAGACAAAATGTTGCCTCTTATTTTGCCAAAGAGTTATTGCAAGATTGGCGAATTGGAGCTTCTTATTTCGAATCGATGTTGTTAGATTACGATGTACACAGCAACTATGGAAATTGGATGTATGTTGCTGGCGTTGGAAATGATCCAAGAGACAGAAAATTCAACACAAAATTGCAAGCTGAACGTTATGATGCGAATCATAAGTTTAGAAAATTATGGTTAGAAAAAACATTGTTTTAAATGAGTAAAAAATCTGTTCATATTATATTTCCGCATCAACTTTTTAAAACTTCTGAAGTATTAGGTAAGGTGGATGATATTATTATAGTTGAAGAATATTTGTTTTTCAATCAGTATAAATTTCATCAACAAAAAATTGCTTTTCACAGAGCGAGTATGAAATCTTATGCCGATTTTTTAACCGAAAAAGGAAAAAAAGTAAATTATATAGAGGCTAAAAATGAGTTGAATGATGTTCGAAAATTACTCCCAAAATTAGCAAAAGAAGGTGTTTCTGAAATCCATATTATCGACCCAACAGATAATTGGTTAGAAAAACATATTCATCAATCTAAAGAAAGTTTAAAATTAATCTGGTATAATAATTCTCTATTTATCAATACAAAAGAAAAGTTGTCCACATTTTTCAAACCATCAAAAAAGAAATTTTTCCAGACTTCATTTTATAAAAGTGAAAGAAAAAATAGAGATATTTTAATGGATGGAAAAAACCATGTTGGAGGTAAGTTGACTTTTGATGATGAAAACAGAAAGAAATATCCGAAGACAAAAACGCCACCAGTAATTCAATTTCCAACGCAAAATAAATATCACAAAGAAGCTACAAAATATGTAAATGAAAACTTCTCTAAAAACTACGGAAAACTAAACGATTTTTTAGTGTATCCTATCGATTTTAAATCTGCCCAAGAGTGGTTACAACAATTTTTTGAAGTCCGTTTTCACGAATTTGGCACTTATGAAGATGCTATTGTTAGAGAAGAACATTTTTTGAATCACAGTTTATTATCACCATTAATAAATGTAGGTTTATTACACCCAAAATATGTTATTGACCAAGCTATAGCATTTGCGAATAAAAATGATGTGCCCATAAATTCCACAGAAGGATTTGTACGTCAAATTTTAGGTTGGCGAGAATTTATAAGAGGTGTTTACGAAGTAAAAGGAACTGAAGAACGCACCAAAAACTTTTGGAAATTCAGTAAAAAAATTCCAAAATCTTTTTATGATGGCACAACTGGCATACAACCCATAGATGATGTAATTAAAAAAGTAAATAAAACTGCTTACGCACATCATATAGAGCGTTTAATGATTTTAGGAAATTTTATGGTGTTGTGCGAATTTGACCCAGATGAAGTTTACCAATGGTTTATGGAACTTTTTATTGATGCTTACGATTGGGTAATGGTGCCTAATGTTTATGGAATGAGTTTATTTGCAGATGGTGGTTTAATGAGCACAAAACCCTACATAAGTAGCAGTAATTACATCATGAAAATGAGTAATTACAAAAAAGGCGATTGGCAAAAAACTTGGGATGGTTTGTTTTGGACTTTTATGGACAAACACAGAGATTTCTTTTTAAGCAACCCAAGATTGGGCATGCTAATAAGAACTTTCGACAAAATGAATCAAGATAAAAAAGAAGCACATTTCGAAAATGCAAAATTATTTTTAAATCAATTAGACAATGAGTAACAGAGAAGAAATAAATGTTGTTTGGTTTAAACGCGATTTAAGAATCCAAGATAATGAGGCGATTTTTAATGCTTTTGCATCAAAAAAAAGAGTATTGTTTTTGTATGTTTTTGAAAAATCACTTCAAAACGACTTGCATTATAGTGAGCGTCATTGGAACTTTATAAAACAATCTTTAACGGATTTGAATGAAGATTTAAAAGCGTTTAATTCGGAAATTATATGCGTTTCTTCAGAAGTAACGACCACTTTCAATCAGCTTTTAAATACTTATAAAATAAATACTGTTTTTTCGCATCAAGAAACGGGTTTGTTGTTAACCTATAATAGAGATAAAGATTTTGCTCGTTTTTGCAGAAATAATTCAATTAATTGGATAGAAAATAAAAATAATGCCATTTTAAGAGGCTTATTAAATAGAGAAGATTGGTTTGAACACTGGGAAGAATATATGAATTCCAATCAGATTAAAATCAATTTAAAAACGGAAAAACTTGTTTCTTCTGAAGAAATTAACGACTTAAAAAAAGGGTTCACTATTGTTGATTTAGAAACTCCTACTTCAAAAATATTTCAAAAAGGAGGTACAAAAACAGCTTGGAAATACGCAAACACCTTCTTTGAGACAAGACATAAACAATATATGTACAATATTTCGAAACCAGCTTTGGCAAGAGAAAGTTGTAGCAGATTATCGCCTTATATTTCTTGGGGAAATGTTTCTATTAGACAAATTTTTCAGCAGGCAAATGAGGCGAAAAATGACAATAATAAAAGACATTTAGATGCTTTTACGTCACGTTTAAGATGGCAGGCTCATTTTATTCAAAAATTTGAAATGGAACATACCATGGAAAAAGCGAGTTTGAATAAAGGTTTTCAAAAATTGAAGAAAAGCATTTCAGAAAAGTACCAAGAAGCTTGGAGAGATGGGCAAACTGGTTTCCCTTTAGTCGATGCAAGTATGCGTTGTTTAAATGAAACTGGTTATTTAAACTTTAGAATGCGTGCTTTATTGGTTTCTTTTTTTACGCATATTCTGTGGCAACCTTGGCAAGATGCAAGTACTCATTTATCACAAATGTTTTTAGATTTCGAACCTGGCATTCACTTCCCTCAATTACAAATGAGTTCTGGCGATACAGGTTTAGACACGCTTCGCATTTACAACCCCATTAAAAACAGCAAAGAGCATGATGAAGATGCAACTTTTATAAAAAAATGGGTTCCAGAATTAGCAAATTTACCCACAGCATTTATTCATGAACCTTATTTAATGACTTCTTTAGATGAGCAATTTAATAATTTCCATTTAGGAACAGATTATCCTAAAACGATTGTAGACATTAAATTAACTCGTAAAAAAGCAACAGAAATTCTCTGGAAAATGAAAGACGACCCAGATGTTGTTGCAGAAAGCAGTAGAATTTTTAAAAAACATACCATTACAACCAGAGATAAAA
This genomic window contains:
- a CDS encoding ABC1 kinase family protein, with the protein product MKTIDSIPTSKIKRASKLVTTGAKIGVNYLKYYGDKITKTEVEAKARLNENNAEDIYDGLKTLKGSALKVAQMLSMEKSILPQAYVEKFSLSQFSVPPLSPALVIKTFKKYFGKNPNEIYDKFDSVSINAASIGQVHKAEKDGKKLAVKIQYPGVAESIASDLALVKPIAIKMFNIRGKDSDKYFKEVENKLVEETNYVLEVEQSKAIVGACKHIPNLNFPNYYPELSSDRIITMDWMNGVHLSEFNFKNQEVANKLGQALWDFYMFQIHNLKKVHADPHPGNFLISPENELIVIDFGCMKTIPNDFYLPYFELAKKENLANPSYFEEKLYELEILKKDDSKEELVFFRAMFHEMLSLFTQPFHQESFDFSDEIFFGKLSKLGAKYSKSTELKNMNGNRGSKHFIYINRTFFGLYNLMHDLKAKDVKINNYKTL
- a CDS encoding flavin reductase family protein, which produces MAFFNRKDIDELGKIYKINLINSCSGFKSANLLGSISTEGKPNVAVFSSVTHLGSNPPTLGFILRPTTVPRNTHKNIKETGVFTINHIFEDIIEDAHHTSAKYPEEISEFDMTNLEEEYKGSFKAPFIKNSPVQMGMKFVEEIYVPSNDVMLVVAQIEELYINDKLLEKDGLINLSKGNVATINGLDTYAIPKFKKQLSYQRPKKQQ
- a CDS encoding SDR family oxidoreductase, whose translation is MKILVTGATGYIGKRLIPLLLNDGHTVVCPVRDFKRAENYFKEKENVILVEADYLNADSLDNIPKDIDIAYYLIHSMSNSAKEFHALEEKCAFNFKKFAETTTLKQAIYLSGITNDTKLSKHLLSRKNVENALASEKYALTTFKAGIIVGSGSSSFEIIRDLVEKLPAMIAPKWLNTKTQPLAIRDVLSFLHNALDRKELYNTSYDIFGPEILTYKEMLLQFAEVRKLKRTIITVPIMTPKLSSYWLYFVTSTSYKLASTLVNSMGVEVIGNKSDINKILDVNPMSYKEAVKLAFKKIEQNSIVSSWKDSYVSSGKLKNYVHEFINVPEYGCFKDFKKRKVKDKERTINRIWAIGGETGWYYGTFLWKIRGFVDQIFGGAGLRRGRRHPTQLNAGDALDFWRVIFADKEKGKLLLYAEMVLPGEAWLEFKIEDGVLYQTATFRPHGLAGRLYWYAVMPFHWFVFNGMINNINK
- a CDS encoding DUF2256 domain-containing protein gives rise to the protein MKKQHLPEKTCLVCEKPFTWRKKWEKNWEDVKYCSEKCRRNKKKQV
- a CDS encoding DASH family cryptochrome; translation: MQEKQEKTGLVWFRNNLRINDNSSLKESTENHKKVIAVYFFDPKYFKVDEFGFQKTAKFRAKFLIETIEDLQKNLSDLNITLLTYFDAPENKLHTICDEFSIDKIYTQKEWTKEEIETNNLIKNTLSDTISFVEDYDQFLYHPETVSNDFSNIPNVFTQFRKKLEKTVEIPQLTSVSKLSDNNLVENRTEIPSLRELGFDDFEVNKKTAFPFSGGENSALERLENYFFETKKVAFYKKTRNGLIGTDYSTKFSAWLANGSISAKTIYWKIKEFEAEFGANQSTYWVIFELIWRDYFKYISLKYDSKIFKIGGILEKEYHWNSDSEIIQKWIHGETKDDFVNANMIELKETGWMSNRGRQNVASYFAKELLQDWRIGASYFESMLLDYDVHSNYGNWMYVAGVGNDPRDRKFNTKLQAERYDANHKFRKLWLEKTLF
- a CDS encoding cryptochrome/photolyase family protein; its protein translation is MSKKSVHIIFPHQLFKTSEVLGKVDDIIIVEEYLFFNQYKFHQQKIAFHRASMKSYADFLTEKGKKVNYIEAKNELNDVRKLLPKLAKEGVSEIHIIDPTDNWLEKHIHQSKESLKLIWYNNSLFINTKEKLSTFFKPSKKKFFQTSFYKSERKNRDILMDGKNHVGGKLTFDDENRKKYPKTKTPPVIQFPTQNKYHKEATKYVNENFSKNYGKLNDFLVYPIDFKSAQEWLQQFFEVRFHEFGTYEDAIVREEHFLNHSLLSPLINVGLLHPKYVIDQAIAFANKNDVPINSTEGFVRQILGWREFIRGVYEVKGTEERTKNFWKFSKKIPKSFYDGTTGIQPIDDVIKKVNKTAYAHHIERLMILGNFMVLCEFDPDEVYQWFMELFIDAYDWVMVPNVYGMSLFADGGLMSTKPYISSSNYIMKMSNYKKGDWQKTWDGLFWTFMDKHRDFFLSNPRLGMLIRTFDKMNQDKKEAHFENAKLFLNQLDNE
- a CDS encoding cryptochrome/deoxyribodipyrimidine photo-lyase family protein, encoding MSNREEINVVWFKRDLRIQDNEAIFNAFASKKRVLFLYVFEKSLQNDLHYSERHWNFIKQSLTDLNEDLKAFNSEIICVSSEVTTTFNQLLNTYKINTVFSHQETGLLLTYNRDKDFARFCRNNSINWIENKNNAILRGLLNREDWFEHWEEYMNSNQIKINLKTEKLVSSEEINDLKKGFTIVDLETPTSKIFQKGGTKTAWKYANTFFETRHKQYMYNISKPALARESCSRLSPYISWGNVSIRQIFQQANEAKNDNNKRHLDAFTSRLRWQAHFIQKFEMEHTMEKASLNKGFQKLKKSISEKYQEAWRDGQTGFPLVDASMRCLNETGYLNFRMRALLVSFFTHILWQPWQDASTHLSQMFLDFEPGIHFPQLQMSSGDTGLDTLRIYNPIKNSKEHDEDATFIKKWVPELANLPTAFIHEPYLMTSLDEQFNNFHLGTDYPKTIVDIKLTRKKATEILWKMKDDPDVVAESSRIFKKHTITTRDKML